Proteins encoded in a region of the Solanum dulcamara chromosome 9, daSolDulc1.2, whole genome shotgun sequence genome:
- the LOC129902674 gene encoding patatin-like protein 3 isoform X2: MERKTSQIQPPTYGDFITILSIDGGGIRGIIPTIILNVLESQLQELDGTDARLADYFDVIAGTSTGGLVTAMLTAPDENNRPLYAAKDITPFYLEHCPKIFPQKNYCGLFAPIGKVVQALVGPKYDGKYLHEVIKEKLKDSRLSNTITNVVIPTFDIKKLQPTIFSTYEGLIAISEVSKEILKDNPDFFPIKPMDYGRFLVISIGTGAAKFEHEYNSSMAAKWGIVDWLFYKGSTPLFDIFTQSSADMIDYHNSVVFQALRSENSYLRIQEDELRGTEASMDVATKENLERLVEIGENLLKKPLSRVNLETGLTQPIPNKGTNEEALKRFAKLLVNERRLRESRSPHTNNV, from the exons ATGGAAAGAAAAACATCTCAAATCCAACCTCCAACTTATGGAGATTTCATCACTATTCTTAGCATCGATGGAGGTGGCATTCGAGGAATTATTCCAACTATCATCCTTAATGTTCTTGAATCCCAACTTCag GAGTTGGATGGAACGGATGCAAGACTTGCAGATTACTTTGACGTAATTGCTGGAACTAGCACTGGTGGCCTTGTGACGGCCATGCTAACGGCTCCAGACGAAAATAATCGTCCACTTTATGCGGCCAAAGATATTACCCCGTTCTATTTGGAGCACTGTCCAAAGATTTTTCCACAAAAGAACTACTg TGGTTTGTTTGCTCCAATTGGGAAGGTGGTGCAAGCTCTAGTAGGACCAAAATATGATGGCAAGTACCTACATGAAGTCATCAAGGAAAAATTGAAAGATAGTCGCCTTAGTAATACTATCACTAACGTTGTTATTCCCACTTTTGATATCAAGAAGTTGCAGCCTACCATTTTCTCCACTTATGAG GGTTTGATTGCAATATCGGAAGTAAGCAAAGAAATTTTGAAGGACAACCCAGATTTCTTCCCAATAAAACCCATGGATTATGGTCGTTTCCTTGTAATATCAATAGGGACAGGAGCTGCAaaatttgaacatgaatataatTCATCCATGGCAGCCAAATGGGGTATCGTCGATTGGTTATTTTACAAAGGTTCTACACCACTGTTTGATATATTCACACAATCAAGTGCTGATATGATTGATTACCATAATTCTGTGGTTTTTCAAGCACTACGTAGTGAAAATAGTTACCTTCGAATTCAA GAGGATGAACTGAGGGGAACAGAAGCATCAATGGATGTGGCTACAAAGGAAAATTTGGAGAGGCTAGTGGAAATAGGagaaaatttattgaaaaaacCACTTTCAAGGGTAAATTTAGAAACAGGTTTAACACAACCAATTCCTAACAAAGGCACTAATGAAGAAGCCCTTAAGAG GTTTGCAAAATTATTGGTCAATGAAAGAAGACTACGTGAGTCAAGGTCGCCACATACTAACAATGTCTAG
- the LOC129902674 gene encoding patatin-like protein 2 isoform X1, with amino-acid sequence MERKTSQIQPPTYGDFITILSIDGGGIRGIIPTIILNVLESQLQELDGTDARLADYFDVIAGTSTGGLVTAMLTAPDENNRPLYAAKDITPFYLEHCPKIFPQKNYCGLFAPIGKVVQALVGPKYDGKYLHEVIKEKLKDSRLSNTITNVVIPTFDIKKLQPTIFSTYETKRSAHYDAKLSDICISTSAAPTYFPAYYFKVEDENGNVREHNLIDGGVAANNPGLIAISEVSKEILKDNPDFFPIKPMDYGRFLVISIGTGAAKFEHEYNSSMAAKWGIVDWLFYKGSTPLFDIFTQSSADMIDYHNSVVFQALRSENSYLRIQEDELRGTEASMDVATKENLERLVEIGENLLKKPLSRVNLETGLTQPIPNKGTNEEALKRFAKLLVNERRLRESRSPHTNNV; translated from the exons ATGGAAAGAAAAACATCTCAAATCCAACCTCCAACTTATGGAGATTTCATCACTATTCTTAGCATCGATGGAGGTGGCATTCGAGGAATTATTCCAACTATCATCCTTAATGTTCTTGAATCCCAACTTCag GAGTTGGATGGAACGGATGCAAGACTTGCAGATTACTTTGACGTAATTGCTGGAACTAGCACTGGTGGCCTTGTGACGGCCATGCTAACGGCTCCAGACGAAAATAATCGTCCACTTTATGCGGCCAAAGATATTACCCCGTTCTATTTGGAGCACTGTCCAAAGATTTTTCCACAAAAGAACTACTg TGGTTTGTTTGCTCCAATTGGGAAGGTGGTGCAAGCTCTAGTAGGACCAAAATATGATGGCAAGTACCTACATGAAGTCATCAAGGAAAAATTGAAAGATAGTCGCCTTAGTAATACTATCACTAACGTTGTTATTCCCACTTTTGATATCAAGAAGTTGCAGCCTACCATTTTCTCCACTTATGAG ACGAAACGATCTGCACATTACGATGCAAAATTGTCGGATATTTGTATTAGTACTTCAGCAGCTCCTACTTATTTTCCTGCTTATTACTTCAAAGTTGAAGATGAGAATGGCAATGTTAGAGAACATAATCTCATTGATGGTGGCGTTGCTGCAAATAATCCG GGTTTGATTGCAATATCGGAAGTAAGCAAAGAAATTTTGAAGGACAACCCAGATTTCTTCCCAATAAAACCCATGGATTATGGTCGTTTCCTTGTAATATCAATAGGGACAGGAGCTGCAaaatttgaacatgaatataatTCATCCATGGCAGCCAAATGGGGTATCGTCGATTGGTTATTTTACAAAGGTTCTACACCACTGTTTGATATATTCACACAATCAAGTGCTGATATGATTGATTACCATAATTCTGTGGTTTTTCAAGCACTACGTAGTGAAAATAGTTACCTTCGAATTCAA GAGGATGAACTGAGGGGAACAGAAGCATCAATGGATGTGGCTACAAAGGAAAATTTGGAGAGGCTAGTGGAAATAGGagaaaatttattgaaaaaacCACTTTCAAGGGTAAATTTAGAAACAGGTTTAACACAACCAATTCCTAACAAAGGCACTAATGAAGAAGCCCTTAAGAG GTTTGCAAAATTATTGGTCAATGAAAGAAGACTACGTGAGTCAAGGTCGCCACATACTAACAATGTCTAG